Proteins from a single region of Streptomyces sp. HUAS 15-9:
- a CDS encoding response regulator transcription factor, with protein MSVLLEQPASLVAYRPNKPTAMVVVADPRVRSTVTRHLWALGVRDVIEASSIAEARPRIGNPRDICVADVHLPDGSGLTLLSETRAAGWPNGLALSAADDIGAVRNALAGGVKGYVVTGTRTNIGLPTRPGTSPIGATAARMHRRPPGSPSHPGGYRELSGREVEVLRLVAEGQSNKAIGVSMGLSALTVKSHLARIARKLGTGDRAGMVAVALRTGIIH; from the coding sequence GTGTCCGTTCTTCTTGAGCAGCCCGCAAGCCTGGTCGCCTACCGCCCGAACAAGCCGACCGCCATGGTGGTCGTGGCCGACCCGCGCGTCCGCTCCACCGTCACCCGTCATCTGTGGGCGCTCGGTGTGCGTGATGTCATCGAGGCCTCGTCCATCGCGGAGGCTCGTCCCCGCATCGGCAACCCCCGCGACATCTGTGTCGCCGACGTCCACCTTCCCGATGGTTCCGGCCTGACCCTCCTCTCCGAGACCCGTGCAGCAGGCTGGCCGAACGGGCTGGCACTGTCCGCCGCCGACGACATCGGCGCCGTGCGCAACGCCCTGGCCGGCGGGGTCAAGGGCTATGTCGTCACCGGGACCCGGACCAACATCGGGCTTCCCACCAGACCGGGCACCTCCCCCATCGGCGCCACCGCCGCCCGTATGCACCGCCGCCCCCCGGGTTCCCCGAGCCACCCGGGTGGTTACCGCGAGCTGTCCGGCCGCGAGGTCGAGGTGCTGCGGCTGGTGGCGGAGGGCCAGTCGAACAAGGCGATCGGTGTCTCGATGGGCCTGTCCGCACTGACCGTCAAGAGCCACCTCGCCCGCATCGCCCGCAAGCTCGGCACCGGCGACCGGGCCGGAATGGTCGCGGTGGCCCTGCGCACCGGGATCATCCACTGA
- a CDS encoding DUF3000 domain-containing protein gives MAAAQGRLSDGAGEMDDAKETGEAERHKDKAAPPAFRAAVEAIRSARLRPQVEVEPTPAPQRLAPFAYALEAAVVDGDQELADGRLVMLHDPDGHEAWHGTFRLVTLVRAELEPEMAADPLLPEVCWSWLTGALQARGLSYGEPSGTVTRASSHYFGGLSERPAASQIEIRASWTPREGLGGVPDSAAHLASWCDLLAQVAGLPPAAPGDASVVTLPQRRRGPQSR, from the coding sequence ATGGCTGCGGCTCAGGGACGACTGTCGGACGGCGCTGGCGAAATGGACGACGCGAAGGAGACGGGGGAGGCGGAGCGGCACAAGGACAAGGCGGCTCCGCCGGCCTTCCGGGCCGCGGTCGAGGCGATCAGGAGCGCGCGGCTGCGGCCGCAGGTCGAAGTGGAGCCGACACCGGCTCCGCAGCGGCTCGCCCCGTTCGCGTACGCCCTGGAGGCGGCGGTGGTGGACGGCGACCAGGAACTCGCCGACGGCCGACTGGTCATGCTGCACGACCCGGACGGGCACGAGGCCTGGCACGGCACCTTCCGGCTGGTGACGCTGGTGCGCGCCGAGCTGGAGCCGGAGATGGCGGCGGACCCGCTGCTGCCCGAGGTGTGCTGGTCGTGGCTGACCGGGGCGCTCCAGGCGCGCGGGCTGTCGTACGGCGAGCCGAGCGGCACGGTCACGCGCGCGAGCTCGCACTACTTCGGCGGGCTGTCCGAGCGCCCGGCCGCCTCCCAGATCGAGATCCGTGCCTCCTGGACACCCCGTGAGGGACTGGGCGGGGTCCCGGACAGCGCGGCGCATCTGGCCTCCTGGTGCGATCTGCTGGCCCAGGTCGCGGGTCTGCCGCCGGCCGCCCCGGGCGACGCCTCGGTGGTGACCCTGCCGCAGCGCCGCCGGGGACCGCAGTCCCGTTGA
- the hemE gene encoding uroporphyrinogen decarboxylase, producing MSANASPTGQQPTATYDSAFLRACRREPVPHTPVWFMRQAGRSLPEYRKVREGIPMLESCMRPELVTEITLQPVRRHNVDAAIYFSDIVVPLKAIGIDLDIKPGVGPVVERPIRTRADLAQLRDLTPEDVSYVTEAIGMLTRELGSTPLIGFAGAPFTLASYLVEGGPSRTYENAKAMMYGDPELWADLLDRLADITAAFLKVQIEAGASAVQLFDSWAGALAPADYRRSVLPASAKVFQAVAGYGVPRIHFGVGTGELLKLMGEAGADVVGVDWRVPLDEAARRVGPGKALQGNLDPTVLFATKEAVEAKTREVLETAAGLEGHVFNLGHGVMPSTDPDALTRLVDYVHTRTAH from the coding sequence GTGAGTGCCAACGCAAGCCCCACGGGCCAGCAGCCGACAGCGACGTACGACAGCGCCTTCCTCAGGGCGTGCAGGCGTGAACCCGTGCCGCACACCCCCGTGTGGTTCATGCGGCAGGCCGGGCGCTCGCTGCCGGAGTACCGCAAGGTGCGCGAGGGCATTCCGATGCTGGAGTCCTGCATGCGGCCCGAGCTGGTCACCGAGATCACGCTCCAGCCGGTGCGCCGGCACAACGTGGACGCCGCGATCTACTTCAGCGACATCGTCGTACCGCTCAAGGCCATCGGCATCGACCTCGACATCAAGCCCGGCGTCGGCCCGGTCGTCGAGCGCCCGATCCGCACCCGCGCCGACCTGGCCCAGCTGCGCGACCTCACCCCCGAGGACGTCTCCTACGTCACCGAGGCCATCGGGATGCTCACCCGCGAGCTGGGCTCCACCCCGCTGATCGGCTTCGCCGGTGCTCCTTTCACCCTCGCGAGCTACCTCGTCGAGGGCGGTCCGTCGCGCACGTACGAGAACGCCAAGGCGATGATGTACGGCGACCCCGAACTGTGGGCCGACCTCCTCGACCGCCTCGCCGACATCACGGCCGCCTTCCTGAAGGTCCAGATCGAGGCGGGCGCGAGCGCGGTGCAGCTGTTCGACTCCTGGGCCGGAGCCCTGGCCCCCGCGGACTACCGCCGCTCGGTGCTGCCCGCCTCCGCCAAGGTCTTCCAGGCCGTCGCCGGGTACGGCGTCCCGCGCATCCACTTCGGTGTCGGCACCGGTGAGCTGCTGAAGCTCATGGGCGAGGCCGGCGCGGACGTCGTCGGCGTCGACTGGCGCGTCCCGCTGGACGAGGCCGCCCGTCGCGTCGGCCCCGGCAAGGCGCTCCAGGGCAACCTCGACCCCACCGTGCTGTTCGCCACCAAGGAGGCCGTCGAGGCCAAGACGCGCGAGGTGCTCGAGACGGCCGCCGGTCTCGAGGGCCACGTCTTCAACCTCGGTCACGGTGTGATGCCCTCCACCGACCCGGACGCCCTGACCCGGCTCGTGGACTACGTCCACACGCGAACCGCCCACTGA
- a CDS encoding rhomboid family intramembrane serine protease: MVIPVHDVNPVRRTPWVTYALIAANVLVFVSTPGIAGSVAGGSDLAQLCHLQAFLDQYAAVPRELIHHQLPRMVPTGEVRPGPHGAGCVVAPPRYAKSPPLSVFTAMFLHGSWLHLLGNMLFLLIFGNNVEDRMGHIRYFLFYVVCGYIAGYGFALLNASSGDPLIGASGAIAGVLGAYLVLYPRARVWVLVPFLIFLPLRLPAWLVLGFWFVLQALYSSGHGVSGAGTVAYAAHVVGFVAGMLLAWPLKPGTPPPPEPRSLLFGRRARPRHTW; encoded by the coding sequence GTGGTCATCCCCGTGCATGACGTGAACCCGGTACGCCGCACCCCTTGGGTGACGTATGCGCTCATCGCCGCGAACGTCCTCGTCTTCGTGTCCACGCCCGGGATAGCCGGTTCCGTGGCCGGCGGCAGTGACCTGGCCCAGTTGTGCCACCTCCAGGCGTTCCTGGACCAGTACGCGGCCGTACCCCGAGAGCTGATCCACCATCAGCTGCCCCGGATGGTCCCGACGGGCGAGGTAAGGCCGGGCCCGCACGGCGCCGGGTGTGTCGTGGCCCCGCCGCGCTACGCCAAGTCGCCGCCGCTGTCGGTGTTCACGGCGATGTTCCTGCACGGCAGCTGGCTGCACCTGCTGGGCAACATGCTCTTCCTGCTGATCTTCGGCAACAACGTCGAGGACCGGATGGGCCACATCCGGTACTTCCTCTTCTACGTCGTCTGCGGCTACATCGCCGGCTACGGCTTCGCGCTGCTCAACGCCTCCTCGGGCGACCCGCTGATCGGCGCGTCCGGGGCGATCGCCGGGGTGCTGGGCGCCTATCTGGTGCTGTACCCCAGGGCACGGGTGTGGGTCCTGGTCCCGTTCCTGATCTTCCTGCCGCTGCGGCTGCCCGCCTGGCTGGTGCTGGGCTTCTGGTTCGTGCTCCAGGCGCTGTACTCGTCAGGACACGGTGTCTCCGGCGCCGGGACGGTGGCCTACGCCGCGCATGTGGTCGGCTTCGTGGCGGGGATGCTGCTCGCCTGGCCGCTCAAGCCGGGCACCCCGCCGCCACCGGAGCCGCGCAGCCTGCTGTTCGGCAGGCGGGCCCGGCCCCGGCACACGTGGTGA